One window of Candidatus Methylocalor cossyra genomic DNA carries:
- the rplI gene encoding 50S ribosomal protein L9, whose translation MEVILLEKIANLGNLGDRVTVRPGYARNYLVPQGKAVVATAAKLAEFEQRRAELEQKAAADLAAARARAEALSALTVTIAQKAGEEGRLYGSIGTRDIAEAATAAGVPVEKREVRLPAGPIRHTGDFEIAIHLHSDVTATLKLSVVAE comes from the coding sequence ATGGAAGTCATTTTGTTGGAAAAAATCGCCAATCTGGGCAATCTCGGGGACCGGGTGACCGTGCGCCCCGGTTATGCCCGCAACTATCTGGTTCCCCAAGGCAAGGCGGTGGTTGCCACCGCCGCCAAGCTGGCCGAGTTCGAGCAACGCCGGGCCGAGCTGGAGCAAAAGGCGGCCGCGGATTTGGCGGCGGCGCGGGCGCGCGCCGAGGCGCTCTCGGCCTTGACCGTGACCATCGCCCAGAAGGCCGGTGAGGAGGGGCGCTTGTATGGCTCCATCGGCACCCGGGACATCGCCGAGGCGGCCACGGCGGCCGGTGTTCCGGTGGAAAAGCGCGAAGTCCGTCTCCCAGCGGGCCCCATCCGCCATACCGGCGACTTCGAGATCGCCATCCATCTCCACAGTGACGTCACGGCGACCCTGAAACTCAGCGTGGTGGCGGAATAG
- a CDS encoding DUF2232 domain-containing protein — translation MRALATFILQGRLQAIAVVYGLTLLSSVSSLISLFSTAAVILPTLRKGAGEGAIVLTAALVLLAVTFVGLLGISPRPVGYLLLLWGSAWLIAILLRESRQLSFALVGTTALGMLTVVVIYGSQANPSEMWREQLQHAVQPLLTSERSNAEAERVLKGLEQMAQYLTGIAAAGSMLSVILSLFLARWWQAMLFNPGGFRAEFQSLRLPVAPVYLWFGLLAVAGLGDRTWREIAANLAIPPLILFLLAGLAILHALLSKTGAGRFGLVGIYLTLVLVSPLALLIMLIGLSDVWIDWRRWLRPA, via the coding sequence ATGCGCGCACTGGCGACCTTCATCCTGCAGGGCAGGTTGCAAGCGATCGCCGTGGTGTATGGGCTGACCCTGCTGTCTTCGGTCAGTTCGCTGATCAGCCTCTTCTCCACCGCTGCCGTGATTCTGCCCACCTTGCGCAAAGGGGCTGGAGAAGGGGCGATCGTGTTGACGGCGGCTCTGGTCCTTTTGGCCGTCACCTTCGTCGGGTTGCTGGGGATTTCGCCTAGGCCGGTGGGTTATTTGCTGTTGCTGTGGGGTTCCGCCTGGCTGATCGCAATCCTGCTGCGGGAATCCCGACAGTTGTCCTTCGCCCTGGTCGGGACCACCGCGCTGGGCATGCTGACTGTGGTCGTAATCTACGGCAGCCAGGCCAATCCCAGCGAGATGTGGCGGGAGCAGCTGCAACACGCGGTACAGCCTTTGCTCACCTCCGAGCGGTCCAATGCCGAGGCGGAACGGGTCCTGAAAGGCTTGGAACAGATGGCGCAGTATTTGACGGGCATCGCCGCGGCCGGCTCCATGCTGAGCGTGATCCTGAGCCTGTTTCTGGCGCGCTGGTGGCAGGCCATGCTGTTTAATCCCGGCGGTTTCCGCGCGGAATTCCAAAGCCTGCGCCTGCCGGTGGCGCCTGTGTATCTATGGTTTGGGTTGCTCGCCGTGGCCGGGTTGGGCGACCGGACCTGGCGGGAAATCGCCGCCAACCTGGCGATCCCGCCCCTGATCCTGTTTCTCCTGGCGGGATTGGCCATTCTGCACGCCCTGCTCTCCAAAACCGGGGCAGGGCGGTTCGGTTTGGTGGGCATCTATCTGACCTTGGTGCTGGTGTCCCCTTTGGCGCTATTGATCATGCTCATCGGCCTCAGCGACGTCTGGATCGATTGGCGGCGGTGGTTGCGGCCAGCTTGA
- the rpsR gene encoding 30S ribosomal protein S18 → MARQFKRKKYCRFTAEKVKEIDYKDLEVLQEYISETGKIVPSRITGTKAKYQRQLATAIKRARFLALLPYCDSHR, encoded by the coding sequence ATGGCGCGCCAATTCAAGCGTAAAAAGTATTGCCGTTTCACCGCGGAAAAGGTCAAGGAAATCGACTATAAAGACCTGGAAGTACTGCAGGAATATATTTCCGAAACCGGTAAGATCGTGCCCAGCCGGATCACTGGAACGAAAGCCAAATACCAGCGACAACTCGCCACCGCGATCAAGCGGGCGCGGTTTCTGGCGCTGCTACCGTACTGCGATTCCCATCGCTAA